Genomic DNA from Callospermophilus lateralis isolate mCalLat2 chromosome 11, mCalLat2.hap1, whole genome shotgun sequence:
TTACCACATGTACCTGATACAAAACACACAATCTCTGTACatgtgtatatgcaaatatgtacacacacacacacacacacacatatacacattttttcacacatagaaagagctttatttattttatgtactggggattgaactcaggggtatatTAATATTGAGgtatatctccagtccttttaatttttatttatttatttaacatacacaatttatttattttttaaatttttatttatttatttatttatcggcggacacaacatctttgtttgtatgtggtgctgaggatcgaacccgggccgcacgcatgccaggcgagcgcgctaccgcttgagccacatccccagcctccttaatttattttttattattttttttttggtggtgctggggattgaacccagggccttgtgcatgtgaggcaggcactctaccaactgagctatatctccagctgttaatttttatttttgagacagggtcttactaagttgctgagggtctaagttattgaggctggcttcaCTTTtagaatcctcctgtcttagtcttccaggttgctggaattataggtgtgtggtaCTTCTCCTAGCCTTTTCTCATTTCTTTATAGGAGAACAGGATAGTCAACTTACTAAAGGAACTACAGCAATGGATGTTATTTTCTACTTGAACTTTATAATAAAAGATAGTGAGAAATGGCCTAATAAGTCATTTGGTCCTCTTATAACTTCAATCCTTGGCTCTATTGCATAATtataatcattttaaaatgtattttgaaattgGATAAAATATATGTCGTTAAtgagcccttttaaaaaatttctttctgaagccaggcttggtggtacagtgttgtaattccagtgactcagaattattgttgctgggattatacgtgtttgcctctgtgcctggctcaaatttttttttcttggaatctgttgcttcttgtattttatttactggCAGAAATAAGTAGTGGTTTGCTAAAAAGATAACTTCTATCCCATGAAATTATATAGGAATTAAGTATCTGATATGTTATGGCTGATATATAAtgaggttgttgttttttaatgtgatccatttaattaattaatttatttattttttggactgggaattgaactcaagggcactcaaccactgacccacattccctgccctattttgtattttatttagagacagggtctcactgagttgcttagcacctcatcattgctgaggctggctttgaactcaggatcctcttgtctcagcgtccccagctgctgggattataggtgtgtgccactgttccATTAATTATGGGGTCACATCCAGTTGGCTAATTTGTGTTATTTTGAagaatatcttttttctttcctattcctagTTCCTCGATCTTTGGGCATGAATGCATCAGTGACAATTGAAGGGACATCTACTATGTATAAACTCCCAATTGCACCACTGATTATGGGGTCACATCCAGTTGACAATAAATGGTAAGTTAAACATAAGTTAAACATAAGCAAAGTCCATATTTTTAACTTAAATACCAATGTGAAATAATGTTTCATTTGGCTCTTACCACTTGAAATTTTAGAGCttgactactttttttttttcattaattttcctTATATACAGTATTTATTTGAATGTTTCTCTTCTAAGGTCTGCTCATAGCAAACATTCTCTGCCTTGAATAAATGTGTTGTTTTAGGTTTGAGTTTTAATGTTGTGTGTTGAACTCAGCTCCTCGCCTGTGTTGAATACATGCTGTATCATTAAGTCTAGTCCCGGATAAATGTTTGAAAGCATTAACAGattatgtttaggaattgttagaAGGAAATTCAAAGAATGACCTTTGACAGACCCTGTAAATACTTGTCTGGGATACATGTCTAACAATAAGTGTTAGGAGTTTTCATTTTCATACCAAATCAAAATCCAACTCTTCCTCCTATCCTTTTTTTTGAAGGACCCCTTCCTTCTCCTCCATCACCAGTGCCAACAGTGTTGATCTTCCTgcttgtttcttcttgaaatttCCCCAACCAATCCCAGTATCTAGAACATTTGTTCAGAAACTGCAAAACTGCACAggtgagttttttggtttttttctttttatttaaagtcTTTACCAAACTGCTGGTATATTTTGAGCAACAGGAGCTAATACTTGGTATAATGTGAGCAGAAAATTCAGATTACCCTGGATTGCTTATAGTCTTGTAGACCTGAAAGAAGTAACCAGGGGTATATATATTAATGATGTTTTATAAATGCTtagtaagtattttttaaataaaggggTGAATGTAAAAATCATGAAGggagctgggtgcggtggtacatgcctgtaatcccagtggctctggaggctgaggcaggatgattgagaGTTCAAAAGTATCGTCGAcaaaagtgaggtgttaagcatcttagtgagaccctgtctctaaataaaatacaaaataatgctggggatgtggcttagtgatcgagttcccctgagttcaatccctggtaccaaaaaaaaaaaaaatcatgaagtgAAAATTGAGCTCTGAACATTTTGATCTTAATGTGATCAttatattaatctttttttttttcccctaggaaTTCCATTATTTGAGACTCAGCCAACTTACGTACCCCTCTATGAACTGATCACTCAATTTGAGCTGTCAAAGGATCCTGACCCCATTCCTTTAAATCACAACATGCGATTTTATGCTGTGAGTAAGGCCTTGTGGAGCTCGAATGTTGTAACTTATGTTTAGACCCAAGATCAGAATCTTCTTTATAGCATTGTGGGGTCTGACACCTTCATTTAGATGGCTTGGTCATGACCTGTTTCCTCACTCAGACAAGAAATTACAAAAATCTCTGATACATACTAAAGAAAAAGACCATGAGCCTCCGAGTTGGGAAACAGCAGTGAATATTTCTTTGTTGACATTCTTCAAAGAGATGAAAATCTTTAATGGTATCCTGCCTTTTATAAGCTTACAGCTAGATGTTAAAAATTCTTATTGTTTCATGCACCATAAGTTTATAATTGGAAAAGTCCTTTAAGTACATAAAAGAACAAAGTATTGGGATGGATCAATTATGAAATGTTGCAAAACCTCATCTGGGCTTAAATTTTTTTGAATGTTTGATGACAGTCTAGACTATCAGTAGTTCACAAATTCTGAGTGCATTGTAATTATAAAGAATgttttattggggctggggatttggctcaagtggtagcgcgctcgcctggcatgcgtgcggcccgggttcgatcctcagcaccacatacaaagaagttgtgtccactgaaaactaaaaaaaaaaaaaaaaaattaaaaattctctctctctctctctctaaaaaaaaaaaaaagaatgttttattaaaaatacagattttgagctgggtacagtggtgcactcctgtaattcaACTACTTcggaggctgatacaggaggatcacaagtttgaggctagcttgggcaatttaggagcacttgtctcaaaatgaaatttttgggaaaaggcctggggatatgtctgagtggtagagtacttgcctagcaggcactaggccctgtgttcaatcccaccACCCttaaccaaaggaaaaaaacagaaaaggaagaaaaagccacAACAGATATTGCACTTATGGTTTAGAAACCTCTTtagtacagggctggggatgtggctcaagaggtagtgcgcttgcctggcatgcgtgtggcccgattcgatcctcagcaccacatacaaagatgttgtgtccaccgataactaaaaataaaatattaaaaaattctctctcaaaaaaaagaaacctcTTTAGTACAAATTTCTGAGGAAGTTTTATGTTAACTAAGTTAGGATTGCACCAGCACAGAGTTTTCCTAAGAAGGAGTACTTTCAGCCAGATGAGCAACTGATTAACATTTATCATATCTGCTAGTCAGAGAATATACTGTGGAGTTCTATTACTTTCTAAGACTTTGCTGTGCTTTTTGAGCCATAGACTTTTTAGGGTAGTTTGTGTCAGAATACAATGGATTAGTAAATAGTATTCATTTACTTTGTTCTTTTTGCCCAGGCTCTTCCAGGTCAGCAACACTGTTATTTCCTCAACAAGGATGCTCCTCTTCCCGATGGCAGAAGTCTACAGGGAACGCTTGTTAACAAAATCACCTTTCAGCACCCTGGTCGAGTTCCTCTTATTCTGAATATAATCAGACACCAGGTGGCCTATAACACCCTAATTGGAAGCTGTGTCAAAAGAACTATTTTGAAAGAAGGTACCGCCTTTCCTTTTGATATACTTACTGGAAGATGGGAACTAACTATTCCCATAGTTCTTGAATTTGGTGGCTGATCAAAACACTGTGGAACTTTTAAATCTAACATAAAAATTCCTTTCTTTGGTTTTCATACCCAGATGAATTGAATTAAACCTCAATGGGAAGAATTGGGAATCTACTTTAATTACTACAAATGATTTTGATGGGACTAATCTGTTCAAATTGGTatttcaaaccacttttttttttttttccatgaactTAACTTTTTCTAAACCTAGTAATGAATTGGGTATTTTAAAGTCATGCTTGTGGCAGGTACCTTGTTGTAGTGAGAAACAATTTATTGATATCTCAATTTTAGGTTGTTAGGACAGTGCTTTCCTGGTCTAGTCTTTTAGTATATTTTCTCCCCATTCTTTGGAGAACTGCAAATCataatatcatattttattttttgatattggGGAGTGAACCTAGAagcaattaaccactgagccacacccccagccatttTTAGTGTTTGAgagaagatcttgctaagttgcttaaggccttgctaaaatgctgagactggctttgaacttgagatcctcctgcctcagcctcctgggttgctgagattataggcatgtgctaccatgctcaGCTatcatatagcttgaaaagtgagATCTGTGCCCCTTTTTTCAGGattctagatttctgttggttttCAAACAGTTAGTTATTAAATGTTTTGATATAAATTTTGACTTCTCTAGCTGATTAGTTTTTTACCTTGGGCATAAAGCATTTCTGTAAAAGTTGGGAGTAATGACACAGAACATTTCATGTGTTTGAATCTTAGGAGAATTGTCCACATAGCTTCAGGGTACTAAAAATGAGTTTACACTGGGGAGCAATGGAGCAAGTATGTGATCTTTGTGCCTCTGTTGCCAGAATATTTTGTTTAGGAAGTACAACTTaagagatgtagctcaggggctgggattgtggctcagcggtagagtgcttgcctagcactggcgggacccaggttcgatcctcagcaccacataaaaataaaggcattgtgttgagtccatctacacctaagaaattaaaaacaaaaaaaaaaaaaaaaaacaaaaacagagatgtagctcactggtacaaCACTCATCTAGCAATCACTagtgcttaaaaaaaaattaggtatCATATCTTCATATTAAAAATTTGAAAGTTTAGTTACTTTTTTGTTTTGGCAAGATTCAACAATTAACTGGAATTTATTGGAATCTGATTCCTTCTGTCATTTGTAAGTGATGACCtagaaggggtgtgtgtgtgtgtgtgtgtgtgtgtgtaaaagagagagaaatttagtttccaaaaagggaaaaaataattttactctGTATATTTAAGGATTGTTATTGGTTTCATGTCTTATGTTTGGTTGTtttatgaactttttttttgatttttagaTTCTCCCGGCCTCCTCCAGTTTGAAGTGTGTCCCCTCTCAGAGTCCCGTTTCAGTGTATCTTTCCAGCACCCTGTGAATGACTCCCTGGTGTGTGGTGAGTTGTGTGGGTGGCTAACACCTCTCTCAGGGGAGCTACTTTGTTCCTTGTATCTTTTAGAAGGTCAGAAACAATctatcacaaaaatcttccttatATTTTGTCTTTCAGTGGTAATGGATGTGCAGGACTCAACACATGTGAGCTGTAAACTCTACAAGGGGCTCTCAGATGCACTAATCTGCACAGATGACTTCATTGCCAAAGTTGTTCAAAGGTAGCACTGACCCTTTTCCATCAGAGTCCACTAAGAGTATGTTTTCAATATTAGAGTGAATTGGAAATAAAGGAGAAAGTCACAGTCATTCCTTTGAATTCACTCTTATCTGTTTTTTTGGATTTAAAAGTGAtctgaatttctttattttaatttgatatcACAATGGAGTAATAGGAGATAAGGTAGGTAACTTTAGGTCAGGCATTAGTGTACTTAAAAGTGGGAGATAACTGAAGTAAGATGCACTTTTCTTTCACCTATACTCTTTTGccactttttaaaagataaaccATGAAATGTCAATATGTGAGAATATACTTAAGTCATCATCTTCCCAGAAACATTAATATGTAACTTTTAAGCAGAAACTAgcagcccattttttaaaaaatagtatttagttgttaatggacctttattgtatttatttatatgcagtgctcagaaacaaaccagtgcctcacacatgctaggcaaccccAGTCCTAGCAGCCTATTTTGGTAAATAAATTCTTATTGGAACTCTgatgttcattttacatgtctATGGCAGCTCTTAAGCTAAGATGACAGAGTAGTTGGACAAAAACGCCTATGGCCTACAAAACCAATACTATTTCTGTCTGGTGGAATAAGGAAAAGTTTGTTGACATATGTTTTAGAGCAAAATGTTTTTCAAGtgaatattttgaaatacttATCTGGAAAGTTAAAAGTGCAttactttggggctggggatgtggctcaagtggtagtgcgctcgcctgtcatgcgtgcggctcaggttcgatcctcagcaccacataagatgcTGTGTCCtccgaaagctaaaaaataaaataaatattaaaattctctctcactctgtatttaaaaaaaaaaaaaaaagactaattggaccatttgaactttttttttttaaaaaaaagtgcatTACTTTGAAATAAACATGATTTCACACCAGCTGTAGCACTTTTTACAATAGCTTTGGAATGATCTAAGCCAATAAGGTTTACGACTTGATGGATGAAAAGACTTTTTTAATGGTTCACTAAAATAAACAATAGATCACATTAATTAACATGTAATGCCCTAAACGGAAAGTATTCTATTACTGTGTTCCATTATTATTAGCAATTTCCTTTTAGTTCAATATGAAATCCAATCATTTGGACTCATTTATGGTTTGATTTGGTATATTTTCATAAGAGGTTAACAATTGCCTACtaagtgagatttttttttttagaatgtgAATATATCCAAAGCTTTGGCATTTGATAGAACTATTCTTGCCTTACAGATTTActtgtcttacctgaaacttgCTTATTGCAAAGTACTGATGGCTTATCTAAGTCTTGGGCAAAATTAGAGCctgtttttccaaatgaaaaatgaGTTTCATTCAGCAGCTATTGCAGTATTATCTGTTTTTTCCATCTTATTTTGCAGATGTATGTCCATCCCTGTGACGATGAGGGCTATTCGGAGGAAGGCTGAAACCATTCAGGCTGACACCCCAGCACTGTCCCTCATTGCAGAGACAGTTGAAGACATGGTGAAAAAGAACCTGCCCCCGGCTAGCAGCCCAGGGTATGGCATGACCACAGGCAACAACCCAATGAGTGGTACCACTACACCAACCAACACCTTTCCGGGGGGTCCCATTACCACCTTGTTTAATATGAGCATGAGCATCAAAGATCGGCATGAGTCGGTGGGCCATGGGGAGGACTTCAGCAAGGTGTCTCAGAACCCAATTCTTACCAGTTTGTTGCAAATCACAGGGAACGGGGGGTCTACCATTGGCTCGAGTCCGACCCCTCCTCATCACACGCCGCCACCTGTCTCTTCGATGGCCGGCAACACCAAGAACCACCCGATGCTCATGAACCTTCTTAAAGATAATCCTGCCCAGGATTTCTCAACCCTTTATGGAAGCAGCCCTTTAGAAAGGCAGAACTCCTCTTCTGGCTCACCCCGGATGGAAATATGCCCGGGGAGCAACAAGACCAAGAAGAAGAAGTCATCAAGATTACCACCTGACAAACCCAAGCACCAGACTGAAGATGACTTTCAGAGGGAGCTATTTTCAATGGATGTTGACTCGCAGAACCCTATCTTTGATGTCAATATGGCAGCTGACACATTGGATACGCCGCACATTACTCCAGCTCCAAGCCAGTGTAGTACTCCTCCAACAACTTATCCACAACCAGTACCTCATCCCCAACCCAGTATTCAAAGGATGGTCCGACTATCCAGTTCAGACAGCATTGGCCCAGATGTAACTGATATCCTTTCAGACATTGcagaagaagcctctaagcttcccAGCACTAGTGATGATTGCCCACCCATTGGCACCCCTGTTCGGGATTCTTCAAGTTCTGGGCATTCTCAGAGTGCCCTTTTTGACTCTGACGTCTTTCAAACTAATAATAATGAAAATCCATATACTGATCCAGCTGACCTTATTGCAGATGCTGCTGGAAGCCCCAGTAGTGACTCTCCTACcaatcatttttttcctgatgGAGTAGATTTCAATCCTGATTTATTGAACAGTCAAAGTCAAAGTGGTTTTGGAGAAGAATATTTTGATGAAAGCAGCCAAAGTGGGGATAATGATGATTTCAAAGGATTTGCATCTCAGGCACTAAGTACTTTGGGGGTGCCAATGCTTGGAGGTGATAATGGGGAAACAAAATTTAAAGGCAATAGCCAAGCTGACACTGTTGATTTCAGTATTATATCAGTAGCTGGTAAAGCTTTGGGTCCTGCAGATATTTTGGAGCATCACAGTGGTAGTCAGAGTCCTTTAATGACCGCTGGGGAGTTAGGGAAAGAAAAGACTCAAAAAAGGATAAAAGAAGGCAATGGAACTAGTAATAGTAGTTTGTCAGGCCCAGGATTAGACAGCAAACCAGGAAAGCGCAGCCGGACTCCTTCTAATGATGGTAAAAGCAAAGATAAGCCTCCAAAGCGGAAGAAGGCAGACACAGAGGGAAAGTCTCCATCCCACAGTTCTTCTAATCGACCTTTTACCCCACCTACCAGTACAGGTGGATCCAAATCTCCAGGCAGTTCAGGAAGATCTCAAACTCCCCCAGGTATTTCCACACCTCCCATCCCCAAAATCACTATTCAGATTCCCAAGGGAACAGTGATGGTGGGCAAGCCCTCCTCTCATAGTCAGTATACCAGCAGTGGTTCTGTGTCTTCCTCAGGCAGTAAAAGCCACCATAGccattcttcttcctcctcttcctcctcttctgctTCCACCTCAGGCAAGATGAAAAGCAGTAAATCAGAAGGCTCATCAAGTTCCAAGTTAAGTAGCGGTATGTATACCAGCCAAGGGTCTTCTGGATCTGGTCAGTCCAAAAATTCAACTCAGTCTGGGGGAAAGCCAGGTTCTTCTCCCATTACCAAGCATGGTCTGAGCAGTGGCTCTAGCAGTACAAAGATGAAACCTCAAGGCAAGCCATCATCACTTATGAATCCTTCTTTAAGTAAACCAAACATATCCCCTTCTCACTCAAGGCCTCCTGGAGGCTCTGATAAGCTTGCTTCTCCAATGAAGCCTGTTCCTGGGACTCCTCCATCCTCTAAAGCCAAGTCTCCAATCAGTTCAGGTTCTGGTGGTTCTCATATGTCTGGAACTAGTTCAAGCTCTGGCATGAAGTCATCTTCAGGGTTAGGATCCTCAGGCTCATTATCTCAGAAAACTCCTCCATCATCAAATTCTTGTACAGCatcttcttcctcattttcctcaaGTGGCTCTTCCATGTCGTCCTCTCAGAACCAGCATGGGAGCTCCAAAGGGAAATCTCCCAGCAGAAATAAGAAGCCATCTCTGACAGCTGTCATAGATAAATTGAAGCATGGAGTAGTCACCAGTGGACCTGGGGGTGAAGATCCAATGGATGGTCAGATGGGGGTGAGCACAAATTCTTCTAGCCATCCCATGTCCTCAAAACATAATATGTCTGGAGGAGAGTTCCAGGGCAAACGTGAGAAAAGTGAGAAAGACAAATCAAAGGTTTCTACTTCTGGGGGTTCAGTGGATTCTTCTAAGAAGACCTCAGAGTCAAAAAATGTGGGGAGTACAGGTGTGGCAAAAATTATTATCAGCAAGCATGATGGTGGCTCCCCCAGCATTAAAGCCAAAGTGACTTTGCAGAAACCTGGGGAAAGTAGTGGAGAAGGCCTCAGACCACAGATGGCCTCTTCTAAAAACTATGGCTCTCCACTGATCAGTGGCTCCACTCCAAAGCATGAACGTGGTTCTCCCAGCCATAGTAAGTCACCAGCATATACTCCCCAAAATCTGGACAGTGAAAGTGAGTCAGGCTCCTCCATAGCAGAGAAATCTTACCAGAACAGCCCTAGCTCAGATGATGGTATCCGACCACTTCCAGAATATAGCACGGAGAAGCATAAGAagcacaaaaaggaaaaaaagaaagtaaaagacagagacagagaccggGACCGGGacaaagacagagacagagacaaaaaaaaatctcatagcATCAAGCCAGAGAGTTGGTCTAAATCACCTATCTCTTCAGACCAGTCCTTGTCTATGACAAGTAACACAATCTTATCCGCAGATAGGCCCTCAAGGCTCAGCCCTGACTTTATGATTGGGGAGGAAGATGATGATCTAATGGATGTGGCTCTGATTGGCAATTAGGAACCTAGGTTTCTAAACAAATGTAGCCAGAGAAGAAACTAATGATAAGTTTTTATGTAAACCAACATAAGGGGTGAGTCAGACAGGTCTGATTTAAGAATCCTAAAAGTCATAGCTTTGACAtcaagctgggtaaattcagaaAGGTATATCCAGACCCAACTAAAGAGACCACAGGGTTTTGATTCTGGTTATCAAGAATTCCTTATTCTTTTACcagaaagaaaatgttaaaaatatgtgCTTAcaaaagggagggggagggagggatgtAAGGAGATGGAAGGGTGGGAAAACAGTTTTTTGggaaatattcatatatattttttctccctttttccaTTTTTAGGCCATGTTTTAAACTCACTTTAGTGCATGAATTTGAAGGGCTGGGCAGAAAATGAAAAAGCAATACATTCCTTGATGCATTTGCATGAAGGTTGTTCACCTTTGGGTAGTTGTCCATTTGAGGCATGGGCAAATGAAGGACTTGGGTCATTTTAGACACTTAAGCAATGTTTAGTGTCTGTTTCTTAG
This window encodes:
- the Med1 gene encoding mediator of RNA polymerase II transcription subunit 1 isoform X3 is translated as MKAQGETEESEKLSKMSSLLERLHAKFNQNRPWSETIKLVRQVMEKRVVMSSGGHQHLVSCLETLQKALKVTSLPAMTDRLESIARQNGLGSHLSASGTECYITSDMFYVEVQLDPAGQLCDVKVAHHGENPVSCPELVQQLREKNFDEFSKHLKGLVNLYNLPGDNKLKTKMYLALQSLEQDLSKMAIMYWKATNAGPLDKILHGSVGYLTPRSGGHLMNMKYYASPSDLLDDKTASPIILHENNVPRSLGMNASVTIEGTSTMYKLPIAPLIMGSHPVDNKWTPSFSSITSANSVDLPACFFLKFPQPIPVSRTFVQKLQNCTGIPLFETQPTYVPLYELITQFELSKDPDPIPLNHNMRFYAALPGQQHCYFLNKDAPLPDGRSLQGTLVNKITFQHPGRVPLILNIIRHQVAYNTLIGSCVKRTILKEDSPGLLQFEVCPLSESRFSVSFQHPVNDSLVCVVMDVQDSTHVSCKLYKGLSDALICTDDFIAKVVQRCMSIPVTMRAIRRKAETIQADTPALSLIAETVEDMVKKNLPPASSPGYGMTTGNNPMSGTTTPTNTFPGGPITTLFNMSMSIKDRHESVGHGEDFSKVSQNPILTSLLQITGNGGSTIGSSPTPPHHTPPPVSSMAGNTKNHPMLMNLLKDNPAQDFSTLYGSSPLERQNSSSGSPRMEICPGSNKTKKKKSSRLPPDKPKHQTEDDFQRELFSMDVDSQNPIFDVNMAADTLDTPHITPAPSQCSTPPTTYPQPVPHPQPSIQRMVRLSSSDSIGPDVTDILSDIAEEASKLPSTSDDCPPIGTPVRDSSSSGHSQSALFDSDVFQTNNNENPYTDPADLIADAAGSPSSDSPTNHFFPDGVDFNPDLLNSQSQSGFGEEYFDESSQSGDNDDFKGFASQALSTLGVPMLGGDNGETKFKGNSQADTVDFSIISVAGKALGPADILEHHSGSQSPLMTAGELGKEKTQKRIKEGNGTSNSSLSGPGLDSKPGKRSRTPSNDGKSKDKPPKRKKADTEGKSPSHSSSNRPFTPPTSTGGSKSPGSSGRSQTPPDQRIPS
- the Med1 gene encoding mediator of RNA polymerase II transcription subunit 1 isoform X1 — protein: MKAQGETEESEKLSKMSSLLERLHAKFNQNRPWSETIKLVRQVMEKRVVMSSGGHQHLVSCLETLQKALKVTSLPAMTDRLESIARQNGLGSHLSASGTECYITSDMFYVEVQLDPAGQLCDVKVAHHGENPVSCPELVQQLREKNFDEFSKHLKGLVNLYNLPGDNKLKTKMYLALQSLEQDLSKMAIMYWKATNAGPLDKILHGSVGYLTPRSGGHLMNMKYYASPSDLLDDKTASPIILHENNVPRSLGMNASVTIEGTSTMYKLPIAPLIMGSHPVDNKWTPSFSSITSANSVDLPACFFLKFPQPIPVSRTFVQKLQNCTGIPLFETQPTYVPLYELITQFELSKDPDPIPLNHNMRFYAALPGQQHCYFLNKDAPLPDGRSLQGTLVNKITFQHPGRVPLILNIIRHQVAYNTLIGSCVKRTILKEDSPGLLQFEVCPLSESRFSVSFQHPVNDSLVCVVMDVQDSTHVSCKLYKGLSDALICTDDFIAKVVQRCMSIPVTMRAIRRKAETIQADTPALSLIAETVEDMVKKNLPPASSPGYGMTTGNNPMSGTTTPTNTFPGGPITTLFNMSMSIKDRHESVGHGEDFSKVSQNPILTSLLQITGNGGSTIGSSPTPPHHTPPPVSSMAGNTKNHPMLMNLLKDNPAQDFSTLYGSSPLERQNSSSGSPRMEICPGSNKTKKKKSSRLPPDKPKHQTEDDFQRELFSMDVDSQNPIFDVNMAADTLDTPHITPAPSQCSTPPTTYPQPVPHPQPSIQRMVRLSSSDSIGPDVTDILSDIAEEASKLPSTSDDCPPIGTPVRDSSSSGHSQSALFDSDVFQTNNNENPYTDPADLIADAAGSPSSDSPTNHFFPDGVDFNPDLLNSQSQSGFGEEYFDESSQSGDNDDFKGFASQALSTLGVPMLGGDNGETKFKGNSQADTVDFSIISVAGKALGPADILEHHSGSQSPLMTAGELGKEKTQKRIKEGNGTSNSSLSGPGLDSKPGKRSRTPSNDGKSKDKPPKRKKADTEGKSPSHSSSNRPFTPPTSTGGSKSPGSSGRSQTPPGISTPPIPKITIQIPKGTVMVGKPSSHSQYTSSGSVSSSGSKSHHSHSSSSSSSSSASTSGKMKSSKSEGSSSSKLSSGMYTSQGSSGSGQSKNSTQSGGKPGSSPITKHGLSSGSSSTKMKPQGKPSSLMNPSLSKPNISPSHSRPPGGSDKLASPMKPVPGTPPSSKAKSPISSGSGGSHMSGTSSSSGMKSSSGLGSSGSLSQKTPPSSNSCTASSSSFSSSGSSMSSSQNQHGSSKGKSPSRNKKPSLTAVIDKLKHGVVTSGPGGEDPMDGQMGVSTNSSSHPMSSKHNMSGGEFQGKREKSEKDKSKVSTSGGSVDSSKKTSESKNVGSTGVAKIIISKHDGGSPSIKAKVTLQKPGESSGEGLRPQMASSKNYGSPLISGSTPKHERGSPSHSKSPAYTPQNLDSESESGSSIAEKSYQNSPSSDDGIRPLPEYSTEKHKKHKKEKKKVKDRDRDRDRDKDRDRDKKKSHSIKPESWSKSPISSDQSLSMTSNTILSADRPSRLSPDFMIGEEDDDLMDVALIGN
- the Med1 gene encoding mediator of RNA polymerase II transcription subunit 1 isoform X6, with amino-acid sequence MKAQGETEESEKLSKMSSLLERLHAKFNQNRPWSETIKLVRQVMEKRVVMSSGGHQHLVSCLETLQKALKVTSLPAMTDRLESIARQNGLGSHLSASGTECYITSDMFYVEVQLDPAGQLCDVKVAHHGENPVSCPELVQQLREKNFDEFSKHLKGLVNLYNLPGDNKLKTKMYLALQSLEQDLSKMAIMYWKATNAGPLDKILHGSVGYLTPRSGGHLMNMKYYASPSDLLDDKTASPIILHENNVPRSLGMNASVTIEGTSTMYKLPIAPLIMGSHPVDNKWTPSFSSITSANSVDLPACFFLKFPQPIPVSRTFVQKLQNCTGIPLFETQPTYVPLYELITQFELSKDPDPIPLNHNMRFYAALPGQQHCYFLNKDAPLPDGRSLQGTLVNKITFQHPGRVPLILNIIRHQVAYNTLIGSCVKRTILKEDSPGLLQFEVCPLSESRFSVSFQHPVNDSLVCVVMDVQDSTHVSCKLYKGLSDALICTDDFIAKVVQRCMSIPVTMRAIRRKAETIQADTPALSLIAETVEDMVKKNLPPASSPGERGVYHWLESDPSSSHAATCLFDGRQHQEPPDAHEPS